One window from the genome of Diceros bicornis minor isolate mBicDic1 chromosome 1, mDicBic1.mat.cur, whole genome shotgun sequence encodes:
- the DRD1 gene encoding D(1A) dopamine receptor, whose amino-acid sequence MRTLNTSTMDGAGLVVKRDFSFRILTACFLSLLILSTLLGNTLVCAAVIRFRHLRSKVTNFFVISLAVSDLLVAVLVMPWKAVAEIAGFWPFGSFCNIWVAFDIMCSTASILNLCVISVDRYWAISSPFRYERKMTPKAAFILISVAWALSILISFIPVQLSWHKAKPTSPSDGNATSLGETMDNCDSSLSRTYAISSSLISFYIPVAIMIVTYTRIYRIAQKQIRRISALERAAVHAKNCQTTTGNGNPVECSQPESSFKMSFKRETKVLKTLSVIMGVFVCCWLPFFVLNCMVPFCGSGETKPFCIDSITFDVFVWFGWANSSLNPIIYAFNADFRKAFSTLLGCYRLCPVTNNAIETVSINNNGAVVFSSHHEPRGSISKDCNLVYLIPHAVGSSEDLKKEEAGGGAKALEKLSPALSVILDYDTDVSLEKIQPITQNGQQPT is encoded by the coding sequence ATGAGGACTCTGAACACCTCTACAATGGatggggctgggctggtggtgAAGAGGGACTTCTCCTTCCGCATCCTCACAGCCTGTTTCCTGTCGCTGCTCATCCTGTCCACGCTCCTGGGGAACACGCTGGTCTGTGCCGCCGTCATCAGGTTCCGACACCTGCGGTCTAAAGTGACCAACTTCTTTGTTATCTCCCTGGCTGTATCAGATCTCTTGGTGGCTGTTCTGGTCATGCCCTGGAAAGCGGTCGCCGAGATAGCTGGCTTCTGGCCCTTTGGGTCCTTCTGTAACATCTGGGTGGCCTTTGACATCATGTGCTCCACTGCGTCCATCCTCAACCTCTGTGTGATCAGTGTGGACAGGTATTGGGCTATCTCCAGTCCCTTCAGGTATGAGAGGAAGATGACCCCCAAGGCAGCCTTCATTCTGATCAGTGTGGCATGGGCCTTGTCTATACTCATCTCCTTCATCCCAGTGCAGCTCAGCTGGCACAAGGCAAAACCTACAAGCCCCTCCGATGGGAATGCCACTTCCCTGGGCGAGACCATGGACAACTGTGATTCCAGCTTGAGCAGGACATATGCCATTTCATCCTCCCTTATAAGCTTTTACATCCCTGTGGCCATCATGATTGTCACCTACACCAGGATCTACAGGATCGCCCAGAAACAAATACGGCGCATCTCGGCGTTGGAGAGGGCAGCGGTCCATGCCAAGAACTGCCAGACCACCACAGGTAATGGAAACCCCGTGGAGTGTTCTCAGCCAGAAAGCTCCTTTAAGATGTCCTTCAAAAGAGAGACTAAAGTTCTGAAGACTCTGTCAGTGATCATGGGGGTGTTTGTGTGCTGCTGGCTTCCTTTCTTTGTCTTGAACTGCATGGTGCCCTTCTGTGGGTCTGGCGAGACCAAGCCCTTCTGCATTGATTCCATCACCTTTGACGTGTTTGTGTGGTTTGGCTGGGCTAATTCCTCCTTGAACCCCATCATTTATGCCTTTAATGCTGATTTTCGGAAGGCATTTTCAACCCTCTTAGGATGCTACAGACTTTGCCCTGTCACAAATAACGCCATAGAGACGGTTAGCATCAATAACAATGGGGCCGTGGTGTTTTCCAGCCATCATGAGCCACGAGGCTCCATCTCCAAGGACTGCAATCTGGTTTATCTGATCCCACATGCCGTGGGCTCCTCTGAGGACctgaagaaggaggaggcagGTGGAGGAGCCAAAGCCTTGGAGAAGCTGTCCCCGGCCCTATCTGTCATATTGGACTATGACACTGATGTCTCTCTGGAGAAGATCCAGCCCATCACACAAAATGGGCAGCAACCAACCTGA